A single Pseudomonas putida DNA region contains:
- the dtd gene encoding D-aminoacyl-tRNA deacylase produces the protein MRGLLQRVRGARVEVGGEIVGAIDQGLLVLVAVEPEDTREHADKLLHKLLNYRVFSDEQGKMNLSLKDVGGGLLLVSQFTLAADTRSGMRPSFSTAAPPALGAELFDYLLHKARGQHTDVASGRFGADMQVHLVNDGPVTFLLQI, from the coding sequence ATGAGGGGCTTGTTGCAGCGCGTGCGTGGCGCACGCGTAGAGGTTGGCGGGGAAATTGTCGGTGCAATCGACCAGGGTTTGCTGGTGCTGGTGGCGGTCGAGCCTGAAGATACTCGCGAACATGCCGACAAACTGTTGCACAAGCTGCTCAATTATCGGGTGTTCAGTGACGAGCAGGGCAAGATGAACCTGTCACTCAAGGATGTCGGTGGCGGTTTGCTGCTGGTGTCCCAGTTCACCCTGGCGGCCGATACCCGCAGCGGGATGCGCCCGAGCTTCTCGACCGCGGCGCCACCGGCGCTCGGGGCCGAATTGTTCGACTATCTTTTGCACAAGGCGCGTGGCCAGCATACGGATGTGGCAAGTGGGCGCTTCGGTGCCGATATGCAGGTGCACCTGGTCAATGATGGCCCAGTGACATTCTTGTTACAAATATGA
- a CDS encoding amino acid ABC transporter ATP-binding protein, whose translation MIEVRDLLKVFDTRGHVVRAVDNVTTQVAKGEVVVVLGPSGSGKSTFLRCLNGLEHFDEGHVAIDGLQLADPKTDINAYRREVGMVFQHFNLFPHMTVLENLCLAQKVVRKRNKAEREAKARALLEKVGISQKANEYPSRLSGGQQQRVAIARALAMDPKVMLFDEPTSALDPEMVGEVLDVMKTLAQEGMTMVCVTHEMGFAREVADRVLFFDHGKLLEDSAPAAFFASPKDPRAQAFLRQVL comes from the coding sequence GTGATTGAAGTCCGTGATCTGCTGAAAGTCTTCGACACCCGTGGCCATGTGGTACGGGCTGTGGATAACGTCACCACGCAAGTCGCCAAGGGCGAAGTGGTGGTGGTGCTCGGCCCGTCGGGTTCGGGCAAGTCGACCTTCCTGCGCTGCCTCAATGGCCTGGAGCATTTCGACGAAGGCCATGTGGCCATCGACGGCCTGCAGCTGGCCGACCCGAAGACCGACATCAACGCCTACCGCCGCGAAGTCGGCATGGTGTTCCAGCACTTCAACCTGTTCCCGCACATGACCGTGCTGGAGAACCTGTGCCTGGCGCAGAAGGTGGTACGCAAGCGCAACAAGGCCGAGCGTGAAGCCAAGGCGCGAGCGTTGCTGGAGAAAGTGGGTATTTCGCAAAAGGCCAACGAGTACCCGTCGCGGCTCTCGGGTGGCCAGCAGCAGCGAGTGGCGATTGCCCGTGCGTTGGCGATGGACCCGAAGGTAATGCTGTTCGACGAGCCGACCTCGGCGCTCGACCCGGAGATGGTTGGCGAGGTGCTGGACGTGATGAAGACCCTGGCCCAGGAAGGCATGACCATGGTCTGCGTCACCCACGAAATGGGCTTTGCCCGCGAAGTGGCGGACCGGGTGCTGTTCTTCGACCATGGCAAGTTGCTGGAAGATTCGGCACCAGCCGCGTTCTTTGCTTCGCCGAAGGACCCACGCGCGCAGGCGTTCCTGCGCCAGGTGCTTTAA
- a CDS encoding 16S rRNA (uracil(1498)-N(3))-methyltransferase, whose product MNLLLLEEADFVSADRVVLADRRFTHMQDIHRVAVGDTLRVGRINGLMGKATVLRLEKHEAELEVAFDQQPPTKLPLTLVLAVPRPKMLRRLFQTVATLGVPRLILVNSYKVEKSFWQTPFLNPETIRENLILGLEQARDTVLPEVIIEKRFKPFVEDRLPAIADGTLGLVGHPGPYPACPRAVEGPVTLAIGPEGGWIPYEVDLLGKAGLAPVQLGDRILRVETAVTALLSRIF is encoded by the coding sequence GTGAACCTGTTACTCCTTGAAGAGGCCGACTTCGTCTCGGCCGACCGCGTCGTCCTCGCTGATCGGCGTTTTACCCACATGCAGGACATTCACCGCGTCGCGGTGGGCGACACGTTGCGCGTGGGCCGTATCAACGGCCTGATGGGCAAAGCCACGGTGCTGCGCCTGGAAAAGCACGAAGCCGAGCTCGAGGTCGCCTTCGACCAGCAGCCACCGACCAAGCTGCCGCTGACCCTGGTGTTGGCCGTGCCGCGGCCGAAGATGCTGCGTCGGCTGTTCCAGACCGTGGCGACCCTGGGTGTGCCGCGGCTGATCCTGGTCAACAGTTACAAGGTCGAGAAAAGCTTCTGGCAAACGCCCTTTCTCAACCCTGAAACCATTCGCGAGAACCTGATTCTCGGCCTGGAACAGGCCCGTGACACGGTGCTGCCCGAGGTGATCATCGAGAAGCGCTTCAAACCGTTCGTCGAAGACCGCCTGCCTGCCATCGCCGATGGCACCCTCGGCCTGGTCGGCCACCCTGGCCCCTACCCGGCCTGCCCACGCGCAGTCGAAGGGCCAGTCACCCTGGCGATCGGGCCCGAAGGTGGCTGGATCCCTTACGAAGTGGACTTGCTCGGCAAGGCTGGCCTGGCCCCCGTTCAGCTGGGTGATCGCATTCTGCGTGTGGAAACTGCTGTAACTGCCTTGCTCTCAAGGATTTTCTGA
- a CDS encoding amino acid ABC transporter permease: protein MIKHKKAQWPWHGLTALVLVGLAFSLYMATSMISYEWRWNRVPQYFAYKAEEVQRAAGYGSVQEIVVSGDTARVTLKDENGDEQVLDVAKDSLQLSRGDDVAEGDQVGVTRHWAAGPLAWGLWTTLWISVVSGALGLVIGLFAGLCRLSNNPTLRDLSTVYVELVRGTPLLVQIFIFYFFIGTVLNLSREFAGVAALALFTGAYVAEIVRAGVQSIAKGQNEAARSLGLNAGQSMRHVILPQAFKRVLPPLAGQFISLVKDTSLVSVIAITELTKSGREAITTSFSTFEIWFCVAGLYLLINLPLSHIASRLERRLAQSD, encoded by the coding sequence GTGATCAAACACAAGAAAGCCCAGTGGCCCTGGCACGGGTTGACCGCCCTGGTCCTGGTGGGCCTGGCGTTCAGCCTGTACATGGCCACCTCGATGATTTCCTACGAGTGGCGCTGGAACCGCGTACCGCAGTACTTCGCCTACAAGGCCGAGGAAGTACAGCGTGCCGCTGGATACGGCAGCGTGCAGGAGATCGTCGTTTCCGGTGACACCGCGCGTGTCACGCTCAAGGACGAAAACGGCGACGAGCAAGTGCTGGACGTGGCCAAGGACAGCCTGCAACTGAGCCGCGGCGACGACGTCGCTGAAGGCGATCAGGTCGGCGTTACCCGCCACTGGGCGGCCGGCCCATTGGCCTGGGGCCTGTGGACCACCTTGTGGATCTCGGTGGTGTCTGGCGCGCTGGGCCTGGTGATCGGCCTGTTCGCCGGCTTGTGCCGGTTGTCGAACAACCCGACCTTGCGTGACCTGTCGACCGTTTATGTCGAACTGGTGCGTGGCACACCGTTGCTGGTACAGATCTTCATCTTCTACTTCTTTATCGGCACCGTGCTCAACCTGTCCCGCGAGTTCGCCGGGGTGGCCGCGCTGGCACTGTTCACCGGCGCTTATGTGGCAGAAATCGTCCGCGCTGGCGTACAGTCGATTGCCAAGGGGCAGAACGAGGCGGCGCGCTCGCTGGGCCTGAACGCTGGCCAGTCGATGCGCCACGTGATCCTGCCGCAGGCGTTCAAGCGTGTGCTGCCGCCGCTGGCCGGGCAGTTCATCAGCCTGGTCAAGGACACCTCGCTGGTGTCGGTAATCGCCATCACCGAATTGACCAAGAGCGGCCGTGAGGCCATCACTACGTCGTTCTCGACCTTCGAGATCTGGTTCTGCGTGGCAGGCCTGTACCTGCTGATCAACCTGCCGCTGTCGCATATCGCCAGCCGGCTCGAGCGGAGGCTTGCGCAAAGTGATTGA
- a CDS encoding methyl-accepting chemotaxis protein has product MAATVHEVARNAEQASEAAAMADQQAREGDRVVSEAVAQIERLAGEVVNSSEAMNQLKAESDKIGSVLDVIKSVAQQTNLLALNAAIEAARAGEAGRGFAVVADEVRSLAQRTQQSTEEIEELIAGLQSGTQRVASVMDASRQLTDSSVELTRRAGSSLETITHTVSSIQAMNQQIATAAEQQSATAEEINRSVMNVRDISDQTSAASEETASSSVELARLGTHLQGLVGRFRL; this is encoded by the coding sequence ATGGCCGCCACCGTGCATGAAGTGGCGCGCAATGCCGAGCAGGCCTCGGAAGCCGCAGCCATGGCCGACCAGCAGGCGCGCGAGGGTGATCGTGTGGTCAGCGAGGCGGTCGCGCAGATCGAGCGCCTGGCCGGCGAGGTGGTCAACTCCAGCGAAGCAATGAACCAGCTCAAGGCTGAGAGCGACAAGATCGGCAGCGTGCTCGACGTGATCAAGTCGGTGGCCCAGCAGACCAACTTGCTGGCGCTCAATGCCGCCATCGAAGCGGCGCGTGCGGGTGAGGCCGGGCGTGGCTTTGCGGTGGTGGCTGACGAGGTGCGCAGCCTGGCCCAGCGCACCCAGCAGTCCACCGAAGAAATCGAAGAACTGATCGCCGGCCTGCAAAGCGGCACCCAGCGCGTGGCCAGCGTGATGGACGCCAGCCGTCAGCTGACCGACAGCAGCGTCGAATTGACCCGCCGCGCCGGTAGCTCGCTGGAAACCATCACCCACACGGTTTCCTCGATTCAGGCCATGAACCAGCAGATCGCCACAGCGGCCGAGCAGCAGAGTGCTACCGCCGAAGAGATCAACCGCAGCGTGATGAATGTTCGGGATATTTCCGACCAGACTTCCGCTGCAAGTGAGGAGACAGCCAGCTCCAGCGTCGAGCTGGCTCGGCTGGGTACTCATCTGCAAGGGCTGGTTGGGCGGTTCCGGCTCTGA
- a CDS encoding transporter substrate-binding domain-containing protein produces the protein MKKYLSRLLVGVTALVAVTAAQAGAIDEAVKRGTLRVGMDPTYMPFQMTNKRGEIIGFEVDILKAMAKSMGVKFEAVSTAYDGIIPALLTDKFDIIGSGMTLTQERNLRLNFSEPFIVVGQTLLIRKELAGEIKSYKDLNNEKYRLTSKLGTTGEMVSKKLIGKAKYHGYDNEQEAVMDVVNGKADAFVYDAPYNVVAVEKAGAGKLLFLEEPFTYEPLAFGLKKGDYDSINFINNFLHQIKHDGTYDRIHDKWFKNKDWLKEME, from the coding sequence ATCAAGAAATACCTTTCGCGACTGCTGGTCGGTGTCACCGCCCTGGTCGCAGTAACTGCGGCCCAGGCCGGCGCCATCGATGAAGCGGTCAAGCGCGGCACCCTGCGGGTGGGCATGGACCCAACCTACATGCCGTTCCAGATGACCAACAAGCGCGGCGAGATCATCGGCTTTGAAGTCGATATCCTCAAAGCCATGGCCAAATCCATGGGCGTCAAGTTCGAGGCTGTTTCCACCGCCTATGACGGTATCATCCCGGCCCTGCTGACCGACAAGTTCGACATCATCGGCAGCGGCATGACCCTGACCCAGGAACGCAACCTGCGCCTGAACTTCAGCGAACCCTTCATCGTGGTTGGCCAGACCCTGCTGATTCGCAAGGAGCTGGCTGGTGAGATCAAGTCGTACAAAGACCTGAACAACGAGAAGTACCGCCTGACTTCCAAGCTCGGTACCACCGGCGAGATGGTTTCCAAAAAACTGATCGGCAAAGCCAAGTACCACGGCTATGACAACGAGCAGGAAGCAGTGATGGATGTGGTCAACGGCAAGGCTGACGCCTTCGTCTACGACGCACCGTACAACGTGGTGGCGGTCGAGAAGGCCGGTGCCGGCAAGCTGCTGTTCCTCGAAGAACCGTTCACCTACGAGCCGCTGGCCTTCGGCCTGAAGAAAGGCGACTACGACAGCATCAACTTCATCAACAACTTCCTGCACCAGATCAAGCATGACGGGACCTACGATCGTATTCACGACAAGTGGTTCAAGAACAAGGACTGGCTGAAGGAAATGGAATAA
- the tatC gene encoding twin-arginine translocase subunit TatC translates to MSENPEHDQPMPLVSHLTELRTRLLRCVAVIFLIFAGLFSFAQQIYTLVSAPLRDHLPANATMIATDVASPFLTPFKLTMIVSLFLAIPFILQQIWGFIAPGLYRHEKRIAIPLLVSSILLFYAGMAFAYFLVFPLMFKFFAAATPAGVAMMTDIANYLDFVMTLFFAFGVAFEIPVAVVLLVWIGVVDVKYLKKVRPYVIIGCFVVGMILTPPDIFSQTLLAVPMWLLFEIGVLCGSLIRKRSHADDEATNDHNDQPPATQP, encoded by the coding sequence ATGAGCGAAAATCCGGAACACGACCAGCCGATGCCGCTGGTCTCGCACCTGACCGAACTGCGTACCCGCCTGCTGCGCTGCGTGGCGGTCATCTTCCTGATCTTTGCCGGGCTGTTCTCCTTCGCCCAGCAGATCTACACCTTGGTGTCGGCGCCGCTGCGTGATCACTTGCCAGCCAATGCGACGATGATCGCCACCGACGTGGCCTCGCCGTTCTTGACGCCGTTCAAGCTGACCATGATCGTCTCGCTGTTCCTGGCGATCCCGTTCATTCTTCAGCAGATCTGGGGCTTCATCGCGCCAGGCCTGTACCGCCATGAAAAACGCATCGCCATTCCGTTGCTGGTGTCGAGCATCCTGCTGTTCTACGCCGGCATGGCCTTCGCCTATTTCCTGGTGTTCCCGCTGATGTTCAAGTTCTTCGCCGCTGCCACCCCGGCAGGCGTTGCGATGATGACCGACATCGCCAACTACCTCGACTTCGTCATGACCCTGTTCTTCGCCTTCGGTGTCGCGTTCGAGATCCCGGTGGCTGTGGTGTTGCTGGTGTGGATCGGCGTGGTCGACGTGAAGTACCTGAAAAAGGTCCGACCGTATGTGATCATCGGCTGCTTCGTGGTCGGCATGATCCTCACCCCGCCGGACATCTTCTCGCAGACCCTGCTCGCAGTGCCGATGTGGCTGCTGTTCGAAATTGGCGTGCTGTGCGGCAGCCTGATCCGCAAGCGCAGCCATGCTGACGACGAAGCCACCAACGACCATAACGACCAGCCGCCAGCGACCCAACCGTGA
- the mdoH gene encoding glucans biosynthesis glucosyltransferase MdoH: MSNSSARPESLGEYLAHLPLSDEQRAELASCTSFGELHQRLAANPAANATEAVQASVGTRLTVGSAAELEDAEMLGVDGSGRLCLKIAPPIKRTKVVPEPWRTNVLIRMWRRMTGRPNAPQPPKRELPAARWRTVGSIRRYILLTLMIGQTIVAGFYMKGILPYQGWSFVDLDEIVKQPLWDTVVQVWPYALQTSILVLFGILFCWVSAGFWTALMGFLELLTGRDKYKISGSSAGNEPIAPEARTALVMPICNEDVPRVFAGLRATFESVAASGNLDRFDFFVLSDTNDTDIAVAEQQAWLDVCRETKGFGRIFYRRRRRRVKRKSGNLDDFCRRWGGEYKYMVVLDADSVMSGECLSSLVRLMEANPDAGIIQTGPKASGMDTLYARMQQFATRVYGPLFTAGLHFWQLGESHYWGHNAIIRMKPFIEHCALAPLPGKGAFAGAILSHDFVEAALMRRAGWGVWIAYDLPGSYEELPPNLLDELKRDRRWCHGNLMNFRLFLVKGMHPVHRAVFLTGVMSYLSAPLWFLFLVLSTALLATNTLMEPQYFIEPYQLYPLWPQWHPEKAVALFSTTIVLLFLPKLLSVILIWAKGAVEFGGRFKVTLSMLMEMLFSMLLAPVRMIFHTRFVLAAFLGWAATWNSPQRDDDSTPWSEALRRHGPQTLLGFAWAGLVAWLNPSFLWWLAPIVGSLVLSIPVSVISSRTRLGLAAKDEKLFLIPEEYATPQELLATDQYTHENRWHALHDGFVRAVVDPRQNALACAMATARHGQAAPIEALRAERVAKALETGPKGLDLNTRLALLSDPVALSRLHEQVWAQHNAAWIDVWRASIKNDPHSPLLPLHPENEGQPALVGA, encoded by the coding sequence ATGAGTAACTCAAGCGCAAGGCCAGAATCGCTTGGCGAATACCTGGCCCACCTCCCACTGAGCGATGAGCAGCGCGCGGAACTCGCCAGCTGCACGTCGTTCGGTGAGCTGCACCAACGCCTGGCGGCCAACCCGGCCGCCAACGCCACCGAGGCCGTGCAGGCCTCGGTTGGCACCCGCCTGACCGTGGGCAGCGCTGCCGAGCTGGAAGACGCCGAGATGCTCGGTGTCGACGGCAGCGGCCGCCTGTGCCTGAAGATCGCGCCGCCGATCAAACGCACCAAAGTCGTGCCCGAGCCTTGGCGCACCAACGTGCTGATCCGCATGTGGCGGCGCATGACCGGCCGCCCCAATGCCCCGCAGCCACCCAAGCGTGAACTGCCGGCGGCGCGCTGGCGTACGGTCGGCTCGATCCGCCGCTATATCCTGCTCACCCTCATGATCGGCCAGACCATCGTCGCCGGCTTCTACATGAAGGGCATCCTGCCGTACCAGGGCTGGTCGTTCGTCGACCTGGACGAAATCGTCAAGCAGCCGCTGTGGGACACCGTGGTGCAGGTCTGGCCGTATGCGTTGCAGACGTCCATCCTGGTGCTGTTCGGTATCCTGTTCTGCTGGGTCTCGGCAGGTTTCTGGACCGCCCTGATGGGCTTCCTCGAGCTGCTCACCGGGCGTGACAAGTACAAGATTTCGGGTAGCAGTGCAGGCAACGAGCCGATTGCACCCGAGGCGCGTACCGCGCTGGTGATGCCGATCTGCAACGAAGACGTGCCGCGTGTGTTCGCAGGCCTGCGGGCGACTTTCGAGTCGGTGGCTGCCAGCGGCAACCTCGACCGCTTCGACTTCTTTGTGCTCAGCGATACCAACGACACCGACATCGCCGTGGCCGAGCAACAGGCCTGGCTGGACGTGTGTCGCGAGACCAAGGGCTTTGGCCGCATCTTCTACCGCCGTCGCCGCCGTCGCGTTAAGCGCAAGAGCGGCAACCTCGACGATTTCTGCCGTCGCTGGGGTGGCGAGTACAAGTACATGGTCGTGCTCGACGCCGACAGTGTCATGAGCGGCGAGTGCCTGAGCAGCCTGGTGCGCCTGATGGAGGCCAACCCGGACGCCGGCATCATCCAGACCGGGCCGAAAGCCTCGGGCATGGACACCCTGTATGCGCGCATGCAGCAGTTCGCCACCCGCGTTTACGGCCCGCTGTTCACTGCCGGCCTGCACTTCTGGCAGCTGGGCGAGTCGCACTACTGGGGCCATAACGCGATCATCCGCATGAAGCCGTTCATCGAGCACTGCGCCCTGGCGCCGTTGCCGGGCAAGGGCGCGTTCGCCGGGGCCATTCTCTCCCACGACTTCGTCGAAGCCGCGCTGATGCGCCGCGCCGGCTGGGGCGTGTGGATTGCCTATGACCTGCCGGGCAGCTACGAAGAATTGCCGCCGAACTTGCTCGACGAGCTCAAGCGCGACCGCCGCTGGTGCCACGGCAACCTGATGAACTTCCGCCTGTTCCTGGTCAAGGGCATGCACCCGGTGCACCGTGCGGTGTTCCTCACCGGCGTGATGTCGTACCTGTCGGCGCCGCTGTGGTTCCTGTTCCTGGTGCTGTCTACCGCACTGCTGGCGACCAACACGCTGATGGAACCGCAGTACTTCATCGAACCGTACCAGCTCTACCCGCTGTGGCCGCAATGGCATCCGGAGAAGGCCGTGGCGCTGTTCTCCACCACCATCGTGCTGCTGTTCCTGCCCAAGCTGCTTAGTGTCATCCTGATCTGGGCCAAGGGCGCCGTCGAGTTTGGCGGGCGCTTCAAGGTCACCCTGTCGATGCTGATGGAAATGCTGTTCTCCATGCTGCTGGCGCCGGTACGGATGATCTTCCACACCCGCTTCGTGCTGGCCGCGTTCCTCGGCTGGGCGGCGACCTGGAACTCGCCGCAGCGTGACGACGACTCCACCCCGTGGAGCGAAGCGCTGCGCCGCCATGGCCCACAGACCCTGCTGGGCTTCGCCTGGGCCGGGTTGGTGGCGTGGCTGAACCCGAGCTTCCTGTGGTGGCTGGCGCCGATCGTTGGCTCGCTGGTGCTGTCGATCCCGGTATCGGTCATCTCCAGCCGCACGCGCCTGGGCCTGGCAGCCAAGGACGAGAAGCTGTTCCTCATCCCCGAGGAATACGCCACGCCGCAAGAGCTGTTGGCGACCGACCAGTACACCCACGAAAACCGCTGGCATGCCCTGCATGACGGCTTCGTGCGTGCGGTGGTCGACCCACGGCAGAATGCCCTGGCCTGTGCCATGGCCACTGCCCGTCATGGTCAGGCTGCGCCGATCGAGGCGCTGCGTGCAGAGCGCGTGGCCAAGGCGCTTGAAACCGGGCCGAAAGGGCTGGACCTCAATACCCGCCTGGCCTTGCTCAGCGACCCGGTGGCCTTGAGCCGCCTGCACGAGCAGGTCTGGGCGCAGCACAATGCGGCGTGGATCGATGTGTGGCGTGCCTCGATCAAGAACGACCCGCATTCGCCGCTGCTGCCACTGCACCCGGAGAATGAAGGCCAACCGGCACTCGTCGGCGCCTGA
- a CDS encoding glucan biosynthesis protein G → MIVSPQKASRIPGTGLRKALMASVALVGLMSAGQLWAFNLDDVAAKAKDLAGQKYEAPKSNLPAAFRDMKFADYQKIHFLQEKAEWAKDKTPFKLSFYHQGMHFDTPVKINEITATNVEEIKYDPSRFEFGDVPHDPETVKNLGYAGFRVLYPINKADKQDEIMTLLGASYFRVVGKGHVYGLSARGLAIDTALPSGEEFPRFTEFWVEKPKPADKHLVIYALLDSPRSTGAYKLILRPGTDTVVDVQSRVFLRDQVSRLGIAPLTSMFLFGPNQPSKVLNYRPALHDSEGLSIHAGNGEWLWRPLNNPKHLAVSNFSVENPRGFGLMQRQRAFSDFEDLDDNYQKRPSAWIEPKGDWGKGTVDLVEIPTADETNDNIVAFWSPEKLPEPGKPFEYAYRLHWTIDEQQFQAPDLGWVKQTLRSTGDVKQSNLIRQPDGSVAFLVDFAGPALAALPEDTAVRSQISVGDNAEVVENNLRYNPETKGWRLTLRLKVKEANKSTEMRAALVRDVPVEPAKPAAETKQEKAAAKHAKHEKTAKAEPAKAEQPAADAAPTNGTPATTEKVLTETWSYQLPADE, encoded by the coding sequence GTGATTGTTAGTCCCCAAAAAGCATCTAGAATCCCCGGCACCGGGCTGCGCAAGGCCCTGATGGCCAGTGTGGCACTGGTCGGCCTGATGAGCGCGGGCCAGCTGTGGGCATTCAATCTTGACGATGTTGCAGCCAAGGCAAAGGATCTGGCCGGCCAGAAATACGAAGCACCAAAAAGCAATCTGCCGGCTGCGTTCCGCGACATGAAGTTCGCGGACTACCAGAAGATTCACTTCCTGCAGGAAAAGGCCGAGTGGGCCAAGGACAAGACGCCGTTCAAGCTGTCCTTCTACCACCAGGGCATGCACTTCGACACCCCGGTGAAGATCAACGAGATCACCGCTACCAATGTCGAGGAAATCAAGTACGACCCGAGCCGCTTCGAGTTCGGTGACGTGCCGCACGACCCGGAAACCGTCAAGAACCTCGGTTACGCCGGTTTCCGCGTGCTCTACCCAATCAACAAGGCCGACAAGCAGGACGAGATCATGACCCTGCTGGGGGCCAGCTACTTCCGCGTGGTCGGCAAGGGCCATGTGTATGGCCTGTCGGCCCGTGGCCTGGCCATCGACACCGCGCTGCCGTCGGGTGAAGAGTTCCCGCGCTTCACCGAGTTCTGGGTCGAGAAGCCCAAGCCGGCCGACAAGCACCTGGTGATTTACGCCCTGCTGGACTCGCCGCGCTCCACCGGCGCTTACAAGCTGATCCTGCGCCCAGGCACCGACACCGTGGTCGACGTTCAGTCGCGCGTGTTCCTGCGTGACCAAGTCAGCCGCCTGGGCATCGCCCCGCTGACCAGCATGTTCCTGTTCGGCCCGAACCAGCCGTCCAAGGTGCTGAACTATCGCCCGGCCCTGCATGACTCCGAAGGCCTGTCGATCCATGCCGGCAACGGTGAGTGGCTGTGGCGCCCGCTGAACAACCCGAAACACCTGGCCGTGAGCAACTTCAGTGTCGAGAACCCGCGTGGTTTCGGCCTGATGCAGCGTCAGCGCGCCTTTAGCGACTTTGAAGACCTCGACGACAACTACCAGAAGCGCCCAAGCGCCTGGATCGAGCCGAAGGGCGACTGGGGCAAAGGCACCGTCGACCTGGTGGAGATCCCGACTGCCGACGAAACCAACGACAACATCGTTGCCTTCTGGAGCCCGGAGAAGCTGCCTGAGCCAGGCAAGCCGTTCGAATACGCCTACCGCCTGCACTGGACCATCGACGAGCAGCAGTTCCAGGCCCCTGACCTGGGCTGGGTCAAGCAGACCCTGCGCTCCACTGGTGACGTCAAGCAGTCCAACCTGATCCGCCAGCCAGACGGCAGCGTCGCCTTCCTGGTCGACTTCGCCGGCCCGGCGTTGGCCGCCCTGCCGGAAGACACCGCAGTGCGCAGCCAGATCAGCGTTGGCGACAATGCCGAAGTGGTCGAGAACAATCTGCGCTATAACCCGGAGACCAAGGGCTGGCGCCTGACCCTGCGTCTGAAGGTCAAGGAAGCCAACAAGTCCACCGAAATGCGCGCTGCGCTGGTGCGTGACGTGCCGGTCGAGCCGGCCAAGCCTGCTGCTGAAACCAAGCAGGAAAAGGCTGCGGCCAAGCACGCCAAGCATGAGAAGACCGCCAAGGCGGAGCCAGCCAAGGCCGAACAACCTGCCGCCGATGCGGCGCCCACCAACGGGACCCCGGCCACCACTGAAAAAGTGCTGACCGAGACCTGGAGCTATCAGTTGCCTGCCGATGAGTAA
- the pip gene encoding prolyl aminopeptidase, with amino-acid sequence MQTLYPQIKPYARHDLAVEAPHVLYVDESGSPEGLPVVFIHGGPGAGCDAQSRCYFDPNLYRIITFDQRGCGRSTPHASLENNTTWHLVEDLERIRKHLGIDKWVLFGGSWGSTLALAYAQTHPERVHGLILRGIFLCRPQEIEWFYQAGASRMFPDYWQDYIAPIPPEERGDLVKAFHKRLTGNDQIAQMHAAKAWSTWEGRTATLRPNPLVVDRFSEPQRALSIARIECHYFMNNAFLEPDQLIRDMPKIAHLPAVIVHGRYDVICPLDNAWALHQAWPNSELKVIRDAGHAASEPGITDALVRAADQMARRLLDLPLEEA; translated from the coding sequence ATGCAGACCCTCTACCCGCAGATCAAACCCTACGCCCGGCACGATCTGGCCGTAGAAGCGCCGCATGTGCTGTATGTCGATGAAAGCGGCTCGCCGGAAGGTCTGCCCGTGGTGTTCATCCACGGTGGCCCAGGCGCGGGTTGCGACGCCCAGAGCCGTTGCTACTTCGACCCCAACCTGTACCGCATCATCACCTTCGACCAGCGCGGCTGTGGCCGCTCCACGCCGCACGCGAGCCTGGAGAACAACACCACCTGGCACCTGGTCGAGGACCTGGAACGCATCCGCAAGCACCTGGGGATAGACAAATGGGTGCTGTTCGGCGGCTCGTGGGGCTCGACCCTCGCTCTGGCCTATGCCCAGACTCACCCCGAGCGCGTGCACGGCTTGATCCTGCGCGGCATCTTTCTGTGCCGCCCGCAGGAAATCGAGTGGTTCTACCAGGCTGGCGCCAGCCGCATGTTCCCGGATTACTGGCAAGACTACATCGCGCCGATCCCGCCGGAAGAGCGTGGTGACTTGGTCAAGGCCTTCCACAAGCGCCTGACCGGCAACGACCAGATCGCCCAGATGCACGCGGCCAAGGCCTGGTCCACCTGGGAAGGCCGTACCGCCACGCTGCGCCCCAACCCGTTGGTGGTCGACCGCTTCTCCGAGCCGCAGCGCGCGCTGTCGATTGCCCGCATCGAATGCCATTACTTCATGAACAACGCTTTCCTGGAGCCAGACCAGCTGATTCGCGACATGCCGAAGATCGCCCACCTGCCGGCGGTGATCGTTCATGGTCGCTACGACGTCATCTGCCCGCTGGACAATGCCTGGGCGCTGCACCAGGCTTGGCCGAACAGCGAACTGAAGGTGATCCGTGATGCCGGCCATGCTGCCTCTGAGCCTGGTATCACCGATGCCCTGGTGCGTGCAGCCGACCAGATGGCCCGCCGTCTGCTCGACCTGCCGCTGGAAGAAGCATGA